A single window of Streptomyces sp. NBC_00464 DNA harbors:
- a CDS encoding carbohydrate ABC transporter permease, translating to MLMVAPALLHAALWIGLPVVASVVLAFTKYDVLTPPQFVGLDNFKEMMDDAVFRKSIVNTVVYTFFTVPFGMMLGLLVALALHTGLKARGIFRTAIFLPQVTATVAIALVWLWIYNPSNGLLNALLSFVGIDGPAWLSSTTWALPSVILVGIWQGIGMKMLIYLAALQSLPKELYEAASVDGASKARQFFSITLPLLKPATFFVLITSMITAFQSFDQIYILTEGGPANSTTMMTYEIYKSAFREFRVGYACAQSLVLFVLLMGFTLVNRRIMGGTRGHN from the coding sequence ATGCTGATGGTGGCCCCCGCCCTGCTGCACGCGGCGCTCTGGATCGGCCTGCCGGTCGTCGCCTCGGTCGTCCTGGCCTTCACGAAGTACGACGTGCTGACGCCGCCGCAGTTCGTGGGGCTGGACAACTTCAAGGAGATGATGGACGACGCGGTGTTCCGCAAGTCCATCGTCAACACCGTCGTCTACACCTTCTTCACCGTGCCGTTCGGCATGATGCTGGGGCTGCTGGTGGCACTCGCCCTGCACACGGGCCTGAAGGCGCGCGGCATCTTCCGTACCGCGATCTTCCTGCCGCAGGTCACCGCCACGGTGGCGATCGCCCTGGTCTGGCTGTGGATCTACAACCCGAGCAACGGGCTGCTCAACGCCCTTCTCTCGTTCGTCGGGATCGACGGCCCGGCCTGGCTCTCGTCGACCACCTGGGCGTTGCCCTCGGTGATCCTGGTCGGCATCTGGCAGGGCATCGGCATGAAGATGCTCATCTACCTGGCCGCGCTCCAGTCCCTGCCGAAGGAGCTGTACGAAGCTGCCTCGGTGGACGGCGCGTCCAAGGCCCGGCAGTTCTTCTCCATCACGCTGCCGCTGCTGAAGCCCGCGACGTTCTTCGTGCTCATCACCTCGATGATCACCGCGTTCCAGTCGTTCGACCAGATCTACATCCTCACCGAGGGCGGGCCGGCCAACAGCACCACGATGATGACGTACGAGATCTACAAGTCCGCCTTCCGGGAGTTCCGCGTCGGCTACGCCTGCGCCCAGTCCCTGGTGCTGTTCGTCCTGCTGATGGGCTTCACCCTGGTCAACCGGCGGATCATGGGAGGTACCCGTGGCCACAACTGA